AGCCCGGTCGCAACGACCCGTGCCCCTGCGGCTCCGGGAAGAAGTACAAGAAGTGCCACGGGGCGGTGATCTGAGGCGGAGCAAGGATGAGGGGGGGCGGGGCCACATGGGAGACACAGGCGCTCGGCTGCCCGTGCGCGAATGGGCGGTCGGGGACCGACCGCGCGAGCGGCTACGCGCCGTCTCCCCGGGCGGGCTGGCCACGCGCGAGTTGATCGCCATCCTGGTCG
The DNA window shown above is from Gemmatimonadota bacterium and carries:
- a CDS encoding UPF0758 domain-containing protein, which produces MGDTGARLPVREWAVGDRPRERLRAVSPGGLATRELIAILVGSGPPGSNSVDVATDLLSTSGGSLRALARRPQRDL